The Corynebacterium vitaeruminis DSM 20294 genome window below encodes:
- the arc gene encoding proteasome ATPase: protein MESTRETFDDPTSMSSELARFKRTASDLATRNTKLAELLKASRDKLKVLTLQLEEMAVPPSTYGTFLEFSSGGKTAEVFTAGRKMRLMISPLVDQALLVPGVQVRLGEASQIVEACEFDTTGNLAVLSELIGADRALVTDHNGEERLVRLASPLLKNAQRPPRAGDTVLIDAKAGYAFEIVPKTEVAKLALEEVPDVEYSDIGGLDDQIEQIQDAVELPFAHPELYRAYNLHPPKGVLLYGPPGCGKTLIAKAVANSLSSRLGTGGKSYFINVKGPELLNKFVGETERRIRLIFERARELASDGRPVIIFFDEMESIFRTRGSGVSSDMETTVVPQLLTELDGVEGISNVIVIGATNREELIDPAILRPGRLDVKIRVQRPNEKAARDIFGLYLNDSIPLQAPAEELIEAATTQLFRDNPYVELQLINGLTEVLHYRDFVSGAMIANIVDRAKKNAIKRFLTTGEEGISAADLVEAVELENRENEDLPNTANPDEWSRIVGRSGVRVINAHVIAK from the coding sequence ATGGAATCCACCCGCGAGACGTTCGACGACCCCACCAGCATGAGCTCAGAGCTGGCACGATTCAAGCGCACCGCCTCTGATCTTGCCACGCGCAACACCAAGCTGGCGGAGCTGCTCAAGGCGTCCCGCGACAAGCTCAAGGTGCTCACCCTGCAGCTGGAGGAGATGGCCGTGCCGCCGTCGACCTACGGCACCTTCCTCGAGTTCTCCTCCGGCGGCAAGACGGCGGAGGTGTTCACCGCCGGGCGCAAAATGCGGCTGATGATCTCCCCGCTGGTGGACCAGGCGCTGCTGGTCCCAGGCGTGCAGGTGCGCCTCGGCGAGGCCAGCCAGATCGTCGAGGCCTGCGAGTTCGATACCACCGGCAACCTCGCCGTGCTGTCCGAGCTCATCGGCGCCGATCGCGCGCTGGTCACCGACCACAACGGGGAGGAGCGGCTGGTTCGGCTTGCCTCGCCGCTGCTGAAGAACGCCCAGCGCCCGCCCCGTGCTGGCGATACCGTGCTTATCGACGCCAAGGCGGGCTACGCCTTCGAGATCGTGCCCAAGACCGAGGTCGCGAAGCTGGCGCTGGAGGAGGTCCCGGACGTCGAGTACTCGGATATCGGCGGCCTCGACGACCAGATCGAGCAGATCCAGGACGCCGTCGAGTTGCCGTTCGCGCACCCGGAGCTCTACCGCGCATACAACCTCCACCCGCCGAAGGGCGTGCTGCTCTACGGCCCGCCCGGCTGCGGCAAGACGCTCATCGCGAAGGCCGTGGCCAACTCCCTGTCCTCCCGCCTGGGAACCGGGGGAAAGAGCTACTTCATCAACGTCAAGGGCCCGGAGCTGCTGAACAAGTTTGTCGGCGAGACCGAGCGCCGCATCCGGCTCATCTTCGAGCGCGCCCGCGAGCTGGCATCGGATGGCCGCCCCGTCATCATCTTCTTCGACGAGATGGAGTCGATCTTCCGCACCCGCGGCTCGGGCGTGAGCTCGGACATGGAGACCACCGTCGTCCCGCAGCTGCTCACCGAGCTCGACGGCGTGGAGGGCATCTCTAATGTCATCGTCATCGGCGCGACCAACCGCGAGGAGCTCATCGACCCGGCCATCCTTCGGCCCGGCCGCTTGGACGTGAAGATCCGCGTCCAGCGCCCCAACGAAAAGGCCGCCCGGGACATCTTCGGGCTCTACCTCAACGACTCGATCCCGCTCCAGGCACCGGCCGAGGAGCTCATCGAGGCCGCGACCACGCAGCTGTTCCGCGACAACCCCTACGTGGAGCTGCAGCTCATCAACGGGCTGACCGAGGTCCTGCACTACCGCGACTTCGTCTCCGGCGCCATGATCGCCAACATCGTCGACCGCGCGAAGAAGAACGCCATCAAGCGCTTCCTCACCACCGGGGAGGAGGGGATCAGCGCCGCCGACCTCGTCGAGGCCGTCGAGCTGGAGAACCGCGAGAACGAGGACCTTCCGAACACCGCCAACCCCGACGAGTGGAGCCGCATCGTCGGGCGCAGCGGCGTGCGGGTGATCAACGCCCACGTCATCGCCAAGTAG
- the dop gene encoding depupylase/deamidase Dop, which produces MSRFMGTETEYGIATPTNPVLSPIVTSTHVVVAFGAAEKCATGARWDFASEHPLRDTRGFDLRRYHTVPVVDPNAIGVANVVLTNGGRYYVDHAHPEYSSPETTNAFDALVYDVAGNVILNRAREDVEALTERNHSVLEHHDPCPPLKIYKNNVDGKGASYGSHENYFYDRSIDFDVMAQALIPFFVTRQVIIGAGRVGIGQHGEKPGFQISQRADYMEQEISLETTLNRGIINTRDEPHADADSFGRLHVILGDANMAHTSVFLKLGMTSLVLDAIEQGIDFSDLKLARAVEEVHAVSHDLTLTHELALKDGRQMTSIDLLEEYRCRVEPAVTSDVDRRVFALWGEVLGLLRQGPLACAHLLDWCAKYALIHSFTARGLAIDDAKIKLVDLQYSDIDPTKSLYHALVRKGRMQTLVGEEDIERAAWNPPTDTRAFFRGKIASKFGNEVAAASWESVVFKGPEHELNRVAMTALDGLTEKEAGTLLEGASTVAELLESGKDLLVPTKSRY; this is translated from the coding sequence ATGAGCAGGTTCATGGGAACCGAGACGGAGTACGGCATCGCCACGCCCACCAACCCCGTCCTCTCGCCGATCGTCACCTCCACCCACGTGGTGGTCGCCTTCGGCGCGGCCGAGAAGTGCGCCACCGGGGCGCGCTGGGACTTCGCGTCGGAGCACCCGCTGCGGGACACCCGCGGGTTTGACCTGCGCCGCTACCACACGGTGCCGGTCGTCGACCCCAACGCGATCGGCGTGGCCAACGTCGTGCTCACCAACGGCGGGCGCTACTACGTCGACCACGCGCACCCCGAGTACTCCTCGCCGGAGACCACCAACGCTTTCGACGCGCTGGTCTACGACGTGGCCGGTAACGTCATCCTCAACCGCGCGCGCGAGGATGTGGAGGCGCTGACCGAGCGCAACCACTCGGTGCTCGAGCACCACGATCCGTGTCCGCCGCTGAAGATCTACAAGAACAACGTCGACGGCAAGGGAGCCAGCTACGGCTCCCACGAGAACTACTTCTACGATCGCTCCATCGACTTCGATGTCATGGCCCAGGCCTTGATTCCGTTCTTCGTCACCCGCCAGGTGATCATCGGGGCCGGGCGCGTGGGCATCGGCCAGCACGGCGAGAAGCCGGGCTTCCAGATCAGCCAGCGCGCCGACTACATGGAGCAGGAGATCTCGCTGGAGACCACGCTCAACCGCGGCATCATCAACACCCGCGACGAACCGCACGCCGACGCCGATTCCTTCGGTCGGCTCCACGTCATCCTGGGCGACGCGAACATGGCGCACACCTCCGTCTTCCTGAAGCTGGGCATGACCTCGCTCGTCCTCGACGCGATCGAGCAGGGAATCGACTTCAGCGACTTAAAGCTCGCCCGCGCGGTCGAGGAAGTGCACGCCGTCTCGCACGACCTCACTCTCACGCACGAGCTGGCGCTCAAGGACGGCCGCCAGATGACCTCCATCGACCTGCTCGAGGAGTACCGCTGCCGGGTCGAGCCGGCCGTCACCAGCGACGTCGACCGCCGCGTTTTCGCGCTCTGGGGCGAGGTGTTGGGGCTCCTGCGCCAGGGGCCGCTCGCGTGCGCGCACCTGCTCGACTGGTGCGCCAAGTACGCGCTTATCCACTCGTTTACCGCCCGCGGGCTGGCCATCGACGACGCCAAGATCAAGCTCGTCGACCTCCAGTACTCGGACATCGACCCCACCAAGAGCCTCTACCACGCGCTTGTGCGCAAGGGCAGGATGCAGACGCTAGTCGGCGAAGAGGACATCGAGCGCGCCGCGTGGAACCCGCCCACCGATACCCGGGCCTTCTTCCGCGGGAAGATCGCCTCCAAGTTCGGCAACGAGGTCGCGGCCGCCAGCTGGGAGTCCGTGGTGTTCAAGGGGCCAGAGCACGAGCTCAACCGCGTCGCGATGACCGCGCTCGACGGGCTCACCGAGAAGGAGGCGGGCACCCTCCTAGAGGGTGCGTCCACCGTGGCCGAGCTGTTGGAATCGGGCAAGGACCTCCTGGTCCCCACGAAATCGCGGTATTAG
- a CDS encoding helix-turn-helix transcriptional regulator: MASTNQRMSDLVRMLNLLPYFQSHPGCSVMEAAADLGLPPAQVKDDLYRLFCCGPGVFPHELVDLDPNMRSVTIFDSQGMDQPLRLTVTEATALLLALEYLEAVPGLADRSTVVSAATKLRESMGSAIGAVFDTDSFGRDFISEPELEILTRAMTSGRQVEFEYTSRTTEGMHTRRVSIQRMFTRDTNAYIQGYDHDREEVRMFRLDRMTGARETGEPAVSVPLAPLDACDPFDLKKADTQAVLVFDEESAWLADTLPVTEGFWNDDDKFEVHVPLIAREWLIQFALENADRVRVIEPSDVSHEIANRAKSALRAYDGRIVT; the protein is encoded by the coding sequence ATGGCCAGCACGAATCAGCGGATGAGCGACCTCGTCCGGATGCTCAACCTCTTGCCCTACTTCCAGTCGCACCCGGGCTGCTCGGTGATGGAGGCGGCGGCCGACTTGGGGCTCCCGCCCGCGCAGGTCAAGGACGACCTCTATCGGCTGTTTTGCTGCGGGCCGGGGGTCTTCCCGCACGAGCTGGTCGATCTGGACCCCAACATGCGCTCGGTGACCATCTTCGACTCCCAGGGCATGGACCAGCCGCTGCGCTTGACCGTCACGGAGGCGACGGCGCTGCTGCTTGCCCTCGAGTACCTCGAGGCGGTTCCCGGCCTCGCCGACCGCAGCACGGTTGTCAGCGCGGCGACCAAGCTGCGCGAGTCCATGGGCTCGGCGATCGGCGCGGTCTTCGACACCGACTCCTTCGGCCGAGACTTCATCTCCGAGCCGGAGCTGGAGATCCTGACCCGCGCGATGACCTCCGGCCGCCAGGTAGAGTTCGAGTACACCTCGCGCACCACCGAGGGAATGCACACTCGCCGGGTGAGCATCCAGAGAATGTTCACCCGCGACACGAACGCCTATATTCAAGGCTACGACCATGACCGCGAGGAGGTGCGCATGTTCCGCCTCGACCGCATGACGGGGGCGAGGGAAACCGGCGAACCCGCGGTTTCGGTTCCGCTGGCGCCGCTGGATGCCTGCGATCCCTTCGATCTGAAGAAGGCCGACACGCAGGCAGTCCTCGTCTTCGACGAGGAGAGCGCGTGGCTGGCGGACACGCTGCCGGTGACCGAGGGATTCTGGAACGACGACGACAAATTCGAGGTGCACGTCCCGCTCATCGCGCGGGAATGGCTCATCCAATTCGCGCTGGAAAACGCCGACCGAGTGCGCGTGATCGAGCCTAGTGACGTGTCTCACGAGATCGCGAATCGCGCCAAATCTGCGTTGAGAGCGTATGATGGCCGAATAGTCACGTAG
- a CDS encoding RecB family exonuclease, translated as MSVRIALSPSRASDYKQCPLLYRFRAIDKLPEPKTVAQVKGTLVHACLEDMHKWPREERIYPAAVKRLKPNWASMTEKDADLLELVPEDATLDFLVECRTLIKGYFSMENPQGFDAHECEMYVDTTLPNGVPVRGFIDRVDVAPTGEVRVVDYKTGKKPLPRYSQDAQFQMRFYALVYWRLFGVIPTQLRLMYLKVIDSMFLTPSKEELEYFERDVGELWGKIEADGKSGQFRPKTSKLCDWCQHKALCPAFGGQPPAYPGWPDKA; from the coding sequence ATGAGTGTTCGCATCGCCTTGTCCCCCTCCCGCGCCAGCGACTACAAGCAGTGCCCGCTGCTGTATCGCTTCCGCGCCATCGACAAACTCCCCGAGCCCAAGACCGTGGCACAGGTCAAGGGAACCCTGGTGCACGCCTGCCTCGAGGACATGCACAAGTGGCCCCGCGAGGAGCGCATTTACCCGGCGGCGGTGAAGCGGCTCAAGCCGAACTGGGCCTCGATGACGGAAAAGGACGCCGACCTGCTCGAGCTCGTCCCCGAGGACGCCACCCTCGACTTCCTAGTGGAGTGCCGCACGCTGATCAAGGGCTACTTCTCCATGGAGAACCCGCAGGGGTTCGACGCGCACGAGTGCGAGATGTACGTGGACACGACGCTCCCCAACGGCGTGCCGGTGCGCGGTTTCATCGACCGCGTCGACGTGGCTCCCACCGGCGAGGTCCGCGTGGTCGACTACAAGACCGGCAAGAAGCCGCTGCCCCGCTATTCCCAGGACGCCCAGTTCCAGATGCGCTTCTACGCGCTCGTGTACTGGCGGCTGTTCGGGGTCATCCCCACCCAGCTGCGGCTGATGTACCTCAAGGTCATCGACTCAATGTTCCTGACCCCCTCCAAGGAGGAGCTGGAGTACTTCGAGCGCGACGTCGGCGAGCTGTGGGGCAAGATCGAGGCCGACGGGAAGTCCGGCCAGTTCCGGCCGAAGACCTCCAAGCTGTGCGACTGGTGCCAGCACAAGGCGCTTTGCCCCGCCTTCGGCGGGCAGCCGCCCGCCTACCCGGGGTGGCCGGACAAGGCGTAG
- a CDS encoding ubiquitin-like protein Pup, translating to MSGQTQVNAGGGKDNDDALEAAAGAGAVQINTEGVDDLLDEIDGLLENNAEEFVRSYVQKGGQ from the coding sequence ATGAGCGGACAAACCCAGGTCAACGCCGGGGGCGGAAAGGACAACGACGACGCGCTGGAGGCCGCCGCTGGCGCCGGCGCCGTGCAGATCAACACCGAGGGCGTGGACGACCTGCTCGACGAGATCGACGGCCTGCTCGAGAACAACGCGGAGGAGTTCGTGCGCTCCTACGTGCAGAAGGGCGGCCAGTAG
- a CDS encoding helix-turn-helix transcriptional regulator, protein MVAKEPMLERLTNLAFAFLNAESRGNPALTAAWVREHVEGYARDENRVPRSERAVEKLFERDRKDLIRVGVPIETVTVDGHVGYRLQADQYRLPELQFTSEEAAVLALAGNMGLGDELATFTRSGWTKIAASGVRRELASSPRFLAVNDWSSLNAELIDAIVSACTQRKRISFTFHRTTSFEPETRWMDPWALVGLRDSVYVVGYDIDRDAPRVFRSTRVSDVELLDMDDPAVTEYGPFHLPEPGTNMQELVEKQLSIGVDLFDVTVHVAPGRAPEITSRGKALGENRYLLQGVEKKWIVRAAAAHAPYAIVEEPTEVREEVIAVLKGAL, encoded by the coding sequence GTGGTTGCCAAAGAACCAATGCTCGAGCGCCTGACCAACCTCGCGTTCGCCTTCCTCAACGCCGAAAGCCGCGGCAACCCCGCGCTCACGGCCGCGTGGGTGCGCGAGCACGTCGAGGGGTACGCCCGCGACGAGAACCGGGTGCCGCGCAGCGAGCGCGCGGTGGAGAAGCTCTTCGAGCGCGACCGCAAGGACCTCATCCGCGTGGGCGTGCCCATCGAGACCGTCACCGTCGACGGCCACGTGGGCTACCGACTCCAGGCGGACCAGTACCGGCTTCCCGAGCTCCAATTCACCTCCGAGGAGGCGGCCGTGCTGGCCCTCGCGGGGAACATGGGCCTCGGCGATGAGCTGGCCACGTTCACCCGCTCCGGCTGGACGAAGATCGCGGCCAGCGGCGTGCGGCGCGAGCTCGCCTCCAGCCCGCGTTTCCTCGCCGTCAACGACTGGTCTTCCCTGAACGCCGAGCTTATCGACGCAATTGTGAGCGCCTGCACCCAGCGCAAGCGCATCAGCTTCACCTTCCATCGGACCACCTCCTTCGAGCCGGAGACCCGGTGGATGGACCCGTGGGCGCTGGTGGGGTTGCGCGACAGCGTCTACGTCGTGGGCTACGACATCGACCGGGACGCGCCCCGCGTCTTCCGCAGCACCCGGGTCAGCGACGTCGAGCTGCTCGACATGGACGACCCGGCCGTGACCGAGTACGGCCCCTTCCATCTGCCGGAGCCGGGCACGAACATGCAGGAGCTGGTGGAAAAGCAGCTGAGCATCGGCGTTGATCTCTTCGACGTGACCGTGCACGTCGCCCCCGGCAGGGCGCCGGAGATCACCAGCCGCGGGAAAGCGCTGGGGGAGAACCGCTACCTCCTGCAGGGAGTGGAGAAGAAGTGGATCGTCCGCGCGGCGGCGGCGCACGCGCCCTACGCCATCGTGGAGGAACCCACCGAGGTCCGCGAGGAAGTTATCGCCGTTTTGAAGGGAGCGCTCTAA
- the pafA gene encoding Pup--protein ligase yields MGIETEYGITCMDRGNRKLGADEIARYMFRPVIDRWGSSNIFHPNASRLYLDVGSHPEVATAECDSLSQLVAYDRAGDLIVDELARAAEESLAEEHIDGQVYLFKNNLDSVGNSYGCHENYLVGREVVLKTLGKQLLPFLITRQLIAGAGCIKDGRFHFSQRSDHVWEGVSSATTRSRPIINTRDEPHADSHRFRRLHVIVGDSNMSETTTALKVGSTLLVLEMIEAGVELPTMHQPNDISAIRDIAVDLTGQAPVALEGGEEMTAVAVQRAYLEAARAWLKTREETGGTTNEEMARVLELWERAVAAIETQDFSLISRDIDWAIKLGLLRRYQPRLGLGPEDFDHPKLAQVDLAYHDIRAGRGLFRVLEAKGLASTWVDPADVEKAATTAPETTRAHLRGQFLAESQRLGAPTAVDWLRLKVTRPEPQIVELDDPFSPVDARVDELISYMREHYPAQG; encoded by the coding sequence ATGGGGATCGAGACCGAGTACGGGATCACCTGCATGGATCGCGGCAACCGCAAGCTGGGCGCCGACGAGATCGCGCGCTACATGTTCCGCCCGGTGATCGACAGGTGGGGAAGCTCCAACATCTTCCACCCTAACGCCTCGCGGCTTTACCTCGACGTGGGCAGCCACCCGGAGGTCGCCACCGCCGAGTGCGACAGCCTCTCGCAGCTGGTCGCCTACGACCGCGCGGGCGATCTCATCGTCGACGAGTTGGCGCGCGCGGCCGAGGAGAGCCTCGCCGAGGAACACATCGACGGCCAGGTGTACCTCTTCAAAAACAACCTCGACTCGGTGGGAAACAGCTACGGCTGCCACGAGAATTACCTCGTCGGCCGCGAGGTGGTGCTGAAAACGCTGGGGAAGCAGCTGCTGCCGTTCCTCATCACCCGCCAGCTCATCGCCGGCGCGGGGTGCATCAAGGACGGGCGCTTCCACTTCTCGCAGCGCTCCGACCACGTCTGGGAGGGCGTGTCCAGCGCGACGACGCGCTCGCGGCCGATCATTAACACCCGCGACGAGCCGCACGCCGACTCCCACCGCTTCCGCCGCCTCCACGTCATCGTTGGCGACTCCAACATGTCGGAGACGACCACCGCGCTGAAGGTGGGGTCGACGCTGTTGGTGCTCGAGATGATCGAGGCGGGCGTGGAGCTGCCCACGATGCACCAGCCCAACGACATCTCGGCGATCCGGGACATCGCGGTGGATCTCACCGGCCAGGCGCCGGTGGCGTTGGAGGGCGGCGAGGAGATGACCGCGGTGGCCGTCCAGCGCGCCTACCTCGAGGCGGCCCGCGCGTGGCTTAAAACCCGCGAGGAGACCGGCGGCACCACCAACGAGGAGATGGCCCGCGTGCTTGAGCTCTGGGAGCGCGCGGTGGCCGCGATCGAGACCCAGGACTTCTCGCTCATCAGCCGCGACATCGACTGGGCGATCAAGCTGGGGCTCTTGCGCCGCTACCAGCCCCGCCTGGGGCTGGGTCCGGAGGACTTCGATCACCCGAAGCTCGCGCAGGTGGACCTCGCCTACCACGACATCCGGGCAGGCCGCGGCCTGTTTCGGGTGCTCGAGGCGAAGGGCCTGGCCAGCACCTGGGTGGATCCCGCCGACGTTGAGAAGGCGGCGACCACCGCGCCGGAGACCACCCGCGCCCACCTGCGCGGGCAGTTCCTCGCGGAGTCCCAGCGCCTGGGTGCCCCGACCGCCGTCGACTGGCTGCGGCTGAAGGTCACCCGGCCCGAGCCGCAGATCGTCGAGCTCGACGACCCGTTCTCGCCGGTCGACGCGCGCGTCGACGAGCTCATTTCCTACATGCGGGAGCACTACCCGGCCCAGGGCTAG
- the tatA gene encoding Sec-independent protein translocase subunit TatA has product MSLPGGWELVLIVAVIVLLFGAKKLPDAARSLGRSMRIFKSEIKEMGNDDQAQQAPQQQITGGTTQSQVQNVQDPQQVNNPQNGQ; this is encoded by the coding sequence ATGTCACTTCCCGGCGGTTGGGAGCTCGTCCTCATCGTTGCTGTCATCGTTCTGCTCTTCGGCGCAAAGAAGCTGCCGGACGCGGCCCGTTCGCTCGGCCGCTCCATGCGCATCTTCAAGTCCGAGATCAAGGAGATGGGCAACGATGACCAGGCGCAGCAGGCTCCGCAGCAGCAGATCACCGGTGGCACCACTCAGTCTCAGGTGCAAAACGTTCAGGATCCCCAGCAGGTGAACAACCCCCAGAACGGCCAGTAG
- a CDS encoding M18 family aminopeptidase, with amino-acid sequence MSTNPQSESSPRQAAEAFANDLISFIASSPSSYHAAASAAEALEAVGFARQDEATPWEATPGGHFLVRGGALMAWFVPEGASVERSGFRIIGAHNDSPGFKLKPLGDRESAGWQQAGVEVYGGPILSSWLDRELVLAGRIALADGSTRLVAIPPMLRIPHLAIHLDRTINDQLHLDKQRHLQPIFAVGHPEASIMDVVADAAGVDKRDIVAHDLITADAQPGELFGAGGDLLAAGRLDNLSSAYPGLRALLRAAAGGEAGPDVLVLAAFDHEEIGSGSTTGAAGPILEDVLVRTATALGAGADGLRRMYARSSCVSADAAHSVHPNYPDRHDSVNFPLMGKGPALKVNANQRYASNAASEALWVRACERAGFFTQYFAGNNSVPCGTTIGPITATRLGIETVDVGIPLLSMHSARELASAQDVYRLELALHEYLVG; translated from the coding sequence ATGAGCACGAACCCCCAGAGTGAATCCTCCCCCCGGCAGGCCGCCGAGGCCTTCGCCAACGATCTCATCTCATTCATCGCCTCCTCGCCGAGCTCCTATCACGCGGCGGCGAGCGCGGCGGAAGCCCTCGAGGCCGTAGGTTTTGCCCGGCAGGACGAGGCCACGCCGTGGGAGGCCACCCCGGGTGGTCACTTCCTGGTTCGCGGCGGCGCGCTCATGGCGTGGTTCGTGCCGGAGGGCGCCAGCGTCGAGCGTTCCGGCTTCCGGATCATCGGTGCCCACAACGATTCGCCCGGCTTCAAGCTCAAGCCGCTCGGCGATCGCGAATCGGCCGGCTGGCAGCAGGCGGGCGTCGAGGTCTACGGCGGCCCCATCCTCAGCTCGTGGCTCGATCGCGAGCTGGTGCTCGCCGGTCGCATTGCGCTTGCCGACGGTTCCACCAGGCTGGTGGCCATCCCGCCGATGCTGCGCATCCCGCACCTAGCGATCCACCTCGACCGCACGATCAACGACCAGCTGCACCTGGACAAGCAGCGCCACCTGCAGCCGATCTTCGCGGTCGGCCACCCGGAGGCCTCGATCATGGATGTGGTCGCCGACGCCGCTGGCGTCGACAAGCGGGACATCGTCGCGCACGACCTCATCACCGCCGACGCCCAGCCCGGCGAGCTCTTCGGTGCGGGCGGGGACCTGCTCGCGGCAGGCCGCCTCGACAACCTTTCGAGCGCTTACCCGGGCCTGCGAGCGCTGCTGCGGGCGGCAGCGGGCGGCGAGGCGGGGCCCGACGTTCTTGTCCTCGCCGCCTTCGACCACGAGGAGATCGGCAGCGGGTCCACCACTGGCGCCGCGGGACCGATCCTGGAGGACGTCCTCGTGCGCACCGCCACCGCGCTGGGCGCCGGCGCCGACGGGCTGCGCCGCATGTACGCGCGGTCAAGCTGCGTGTCCGCCGACGCCGCGCACTCCGTCCACCCCAACTACCCGGACCGCCACGACTCCGTGAACTTCCCGCTCATGGGTAAGGGCCCGGCGTTGAAGGTCAACGCCAACCAGCGGTATGCCTCCAACGCGGCAAGCGAGGCCCTGTGGGTGCGTGCCTGCGAGCGCGCAGGCTTTTTCACCCAGTACTTCGCCGGAAACAACTCCGTGCCCTGCGGGACGACCATCGGGCCGATCACCGCCACGCGCCTGGGCATCGAGACCGTCGACGTGGGCATCCCGCTGCTTTCCATGCACTCGGCCAGGGAGCTGGCCAGCGCCCAGGACGTCTACCGCCTTGAGCTGGCGCTCCACGAGTATTTGGTAGGGTAA
- a CDS encoding tRNA (adenine-N1)-methyltransferase, with amino-acid sequence MAYSGPFQPGDRVQLTDPKRRHATIVLQPGGEYHTHKGIIRHDDIIGADEGTVVRSEQGYEYLCFRHLMVDHVLSMPRGAAVIYPKDSAQILVEGDIFPGARVLEAGAGSGALSMALLRAVGEKGTVISYEIREDHLEFAEANVDEYFGGRPANWEPHLGDLREVTRETIGGPVDRVILDMLEPWECLETVKDLLIPGGVFMTYVATVPQLMKVMEGIRELKCFTEPRAWESLVRDWRVEGLATRPEHRMNAHTAFLVMARRLADGVTPPRPQRRARK; translated from the coding sequence ATGGCATATTCAGGTCCTTTCCAACCCGGCGACCGCGTTCAGCTCACCGATCCCAAGCGCAGGCACGCGACCATCGTGCTGCAGCCGGGCGGGGAGTACCACACCCACAAGGGCATCATTCGCCACGACGACATCATCGGCGCCGACGAGGGGACCGTCGTGCGCTCCGAGCAGGGCTACGAGTACCTGTGCTTCCGCCACCTCATGGTCGACCACGTGCTTTCCATGCCGCGCGGTGCCGCGGTGATCTACCCCAAGGACTCCGCGCAGATCCTCGTCGAGGGCGATATCTTCCCCGGCGCGCGCGTGCTCGAGGCCGGCGCCGGCTCCGGCGCGCTGTCCATGGCGCTGCTGCGCGCCGTGGGGGAGAAGGGCACCGTCATCTCCTACGAGATCCGCGAGGACCACCTCGAGTTCGCCGAGGCCAACGTCGACGAGTACTTCGGCGGCCGCCCCGCGAACTGGGAGCCGCACCTGGGCGACCTGCGCGAGGTGACCCGGGAGACGATCGGCGGGCCGGTCGACCGCGTCATCCTCGACATGCTCGAGCCGTGGGAGTGCCTGGAGACGGTCAAGGACCTGCTCATCCCGGGCGGGGTGTTCATGACCTATGTCGCCACGGTCCCGCAGCTGATGAAGGTGATGGAGGGCATCCGCGAGCTCAAGTGCTTCACCGAGCCGCGGGCGTGGGAGTCTCTCGTGCGCGACTGGCGCGTCGAGGGGCTGGCCACCCGCCCCGAGCACCGCATGAACGCCCACACCGCGTTCCTCGTCATGGCGCGCAGGCTCGCCGACGGCGTCACCCCGCCTCGCCCGCAGCGCCGCGCCCGCAAGTAG